From Chryseobacterium joostei, the proteins below share one genomic window:
- a CDS encoding nuclear transport factor 2 family protein, which produces MRKLITVHTFILFLLGFSMLSAQSGKAFEKEKSEISTMLDGFNVAAAKADYTTYFNYFADESTFIGTDATEIWNKKEFMVWAKPHFDKKKTWNFTSLKRNIYFSKDGKLAWFDELLDTQMKICRGSGVVEKINGIWKVKQYVLSMTVPNDVVDKVVVEKAPIEDVLIQKLKS; this is translated from the coding sequence ATGAGAAAATTAATAACTGTCCATACATTCATCCTATTTTTATTAGGATTTTCAATGCTTTCAGCACAATCGGGCAAAGCGTTTGAAAAAGAAAAATCAGAGATCAGTACAATGCTGGATGGCTTTAACGTAGCAGCGGCAAAAGCAGATTATACTACTTATTTCAATTATTTTGCTGACGAATCTACATTTATAGGAACTGATGCCACTGAAATCTGGAATAAAAAAGAATTCATGGTTTGGGCAAAACCTCATTTCGATAAAAAGAAAACCTGGAATTTTACCTCTCTTAAAAGAAATATCTATTTCAGTAAAGATGGAAAACTGGCTTGGTTTGATGAATTATTGGATACCCAAATGAAAATTTGCCGTGGTTCAGGTGTTGTAGAAAAAATTAATGGAATCTGGAAAGTTAAGCAATACGTTCTTTCTATGACCGTTCCGAATGATGTAGTAGATAAAGTTGTAGTTGAAAAAGCACCAATAGAAGATGTATTAATCCAAAAACTGAAGTCGTAA
- a CDS encoding MFS transporter gives MAVMDGRYADGSSGKRIKPNLSMLQIINMSMGFLGIQMAFGLQNGNASRILANLGADVHELSWFWLVAPITGLIVQPIIGHMGDNTWSPLGRRKPYFLIGAVLCAIGLVLLPNAASVTQMFAANALLLAVIFLAMMDASVNIAMEPFRALVGDMLPKHQGTIGFSVQTILIGIGAVLGSYLPNWLTKLGISNEAPKGFVADNVIYSFYVGAALLIISILYTIITTREYSPQEFAEFEDGKEAEPEKSKFSDIFKDFATIPVQMKKLGIVQFFSWFALFTMWVFTTSALATHHMGLSPEDTHSKAFNDAGDLTGKLFGMYNLWAIPFAFLLTPIAKWIGKKQTHALALLCGGLGLISMYFIKDVNNLWVSMIGLGFAWASILAMPYAMLIEVIPQRKMGVYMGIFNFFIVIPQIINGLFGGPIVSGVFGKQAMDYVVVGGICMLIGAVVTMIFVKSDNETPKEIEEEIKQVHF, from the coding sequence ATGGCAGTAATGGACGGGAGATATGCAGATGGTTCATCTGGGAAAAGAATAAAGCCTAATCTTTCCATGCTGCAAATCATTAATATGAGCATGGGGTTTTTGGGAATCCAAATGGCATTTGGGCTACAGAACGGAAATGCCAGCCGTATTCTGGCCAATTTAGGGGCAGATGTTCATGAATTATCATGGTTTTGGTTGGTAGCTCCCATTACCGGTTTGATCGTTCAGCCTATTATCGGGCATATGGGAGATAATACCTGGAGCCCGTTGGGAAGACGAAAACCTTACTTCTTAATTGGTGCTGTTTTGTGTGCCATAGGATTGGTTTTACTTCCAAATGCAGCTTCCGTAACTCAAATGTTTGCTGCAAATGCCTTGTTATTAGCCGTTATTTTCCTTGCTATGATGGATGCATCCGTAAACATTGCTATGGAGCCTTTCAGGGCTTTGGTTGGAGATATGCTTCCGAAACATCAAGGAACAATAGGATTTTCAGTGCAGACCATTTTGATTGGAATAGGAGCTGTACTCGGTTCTTATTTGCCGAATTGGTTGACGAAGCTTGGAATTTCTAATGAAGCCCCCAAAGGCTTTGTTGCAGATAATGTAATTTATTCCTTTTATGTGGGAGCTGCACTGCTGATAATATCCATTTTATATACCATCATTACGACCAGAGAATATTCTCCACAAGAATTTGCTGAGTTTGAAGACGGAAAAGAAGCAGAACCTGAAAAATCAAAATTTTCAGATATCTTCAAAGACTTTGCGACCATTCCTGTTCAAATGAAAAAGCTGGGAATTGTTCAGTTCTTCTCCTGGTTTGCATTATTTACCATGTGGGTATTTACTACCAGTGCGCTCGCAACTCATCATATGGGGCTGTCTCCGGAGGATACACACTCCAAGGCATTCAATGACGCCGGAGACTTAACAGGTAAACTCTTTGGAATGTATAATCTTTGGGCAATACCATTTGCATTCTTATTAACTCCCATAGCAAAGTGGATCGGTAAAAAACAAACCCATGCTTTAGCCTTATTATGTGGAGGGCTGGGACTGATTTCCATGTATTTTATCAAGGATGTAAACAATCTATGGGTTTCAATGATCGGACTTGGGTTTGCCTGGGCAAGCATCCTGGCAATGCCTTATGCCATGCTTATTGAAGTGATTCCGCAAAGAAAAATGGGGGTTTATATGGGGATATTCAATTTCTTTATTGTTATTCCGCAGATCATCAATGGTTTATTCGGAGGACCAATTGTAAGTGGTGTTTTTGGTAAGCAGGCAATGGATTATGTAGTGGTAGGAGGTATTTGCATGCTGATTGGAGCTGTAGTCACCATGATTTTCGTTAAGTCAGACAACGAAACCCCTAAAGAAATTGAAGAGGAGATAAAACAGGTGCATTTTTAG
- a CDS encoding pirin family protein, which translates to MKTVYHKADSRGHANHGWLNSYHTFSFANYQNNDRTNFGVLRVLNDDTVSQGMGFGTHPHRDMEIISIPLEGDLEHKDSMGTTAVIKKGEIQVMSAGTGVMHSEYNKNKDEEVKFLQIWVFPRELNVEPRYDQKSIKEGEKINGFQQILSPNKNDDGVWIHQDAWFNLANFKKGNGKNYMLNKKGNGVYAFVLKGSAKVGDRVLNERDGLGIWDTQSFNIEAVEDTEILLMEVPMELPSYLK; encoded by the coding sequence ATGAAAACAGTATATCATAAAGCAGATTCAAGAGGCCATGCTAATCATGGTTGGTTAAACTCTTACCATACATTCAGTTTTGCAAACTATCAAAACAATGACAGAACGAACTTTGGTGTTTTAAGAGTATTGAACGACGATACCGTTTCTCAGGGAATGGGATTCGGAACACACCCACACAGAGATATGGAAATTATATCCATTCCTTTGGAGGGAGATTTGGAGCATAAAGATTCAATGGGTACTACTGCGGTAATCAAAAAAGGTGAAATTCAGGTGATGAGTGCCGGAACCGGAGTGATGCACAGCGAATACAATAAAAATAAAGATGAAGAAGTAAAATTCCTACAGATTTGGGTCTTTCCTAGAGAATTGAATGTTGAACCAAGATATGACCAGAAAAGCATTAAAGAAGGTGAAAAAATCAACGGATTCCAACAGATTTTATCTCCAAATAAAAATGATGATGGAGTTTGGATTCATCAGGATGCCTGGTTCAATTTGGCTAACTTCAAAAAAGGAAATGGAAAAAACTATATGTTGAACAAAAAAGGAAACGGCGTCTATGCTTTTGTTTTAAAAGGAAGTGCAAAAGTAGGAGATCGTGTCCTTAATGAAAGAGACGGTTTGGGAATCTGGGATACACAAAGTTTTAATATTGAAGCCGTAGAAGACACCGAAATATTATTAATGGAAGTCCCAATGGAATTGCCATCTTATCTTAAATAA
- a CDS encoding NADPH-dependent FMN reductase, whose protein sequence is MKILAIAGSNSDVSMNKQLVAYASTLFENAEVEVVDLNPFEMPIYKHERELADGVPQEAHDFASKIDGANVLLVALAEHNGTYSTAFKNVFDWVSRIKDRTVWNEVPMLLMATSPGGRGGAGVLDAASKRFPFHGGNVVETFSLPFFNDNFDKAAQKISNEEKNSELKEKIKKIAAIETILEK, encoded by the coding sequence ATGAAAATTTTAGCAATAGCAGGAAGTAATTCAGACGTTTCAATGAACAAGCAGCTGGTAGCCTATGCATCAACATTATTTGAAAATGCAGAAGTAGAAGTAGTGGATTTGAATCCTTTCGAAATGCCAATCTATAAACATGAAAGAGAATTAGCAGATGGTGTGCCTCAGGAAGCTCATGACTTTGCCTCCAAGATTGATGGAGCAAACGTATTACTGGTTGCTTTGGCAGAACATAACGGAACCTATTCTACAGCATTTAAAAATGTGTTCGACTGGGTGTCCAGAATTAAGGACAGAACCGTTTGGAATGAAGTGCCAATGCTATTGATGGCTACATCTCCGGGAGGTAGAGGTGGTGCAGGAGTTTTGGATGCAGCATCAAAGCGTTTCCCTTTCCACGGTGGAAATGTGGTAGAAACTTTCTCACTTCCTTTCTTTAACGACAACTTTGATAAAGCTGCACAAAAAATTTCTAATGAAGAGAAAAACAGCGAATTAAAGGAAAAAATCAAGAAGATTGCAGCCATTGAAACCATCCTTGAAAAATAG
- the purM gene encoding phosphoribosylformylglycinamidine cyclo-ligase: protein MSNTYKSAGVDKEEGYKTVDKIKKAVGETHNSNVLNHLGSFGAFYEIGGYKNPVLVSGTDGVGTKLKVALDTKKYDSIGVDCFAMCANDILCHGAKPLFFLDYLACGKLDSEIAAEIVLGMVKACKDNNCALIGGETAEMPGMYQPGDYDVAGFCVGIVEKDQIIDGSNIKPGNKIIALPSSGFHSNGFSLVRKVFPNFEEEFEGKPLYETLLVPTRLYFKDIHKVLEEVKVGGIAHITGGGLYENVPRIIPEGLCASIDGSKIRIPSVMLELEKRGGVTREEMYGTFNMGVGMIIVVDADHAEKVLHLLDDAYEIGEITESAEKINLSL, encoded by the coding sequence ATGAGCAACACTTACAAATCAGCAGGAGTAGACAAAGAAGAAGGATACAAAACGGTTGACAAGATCAAAAAAGCGGTCGGTGAAACCCATAACTCCAATGTATTGAACCACTTGGGAAGTTTTGGTGCTTTCTATGAGATCGGAGGATATAAAAATCCGGTTCTTGTTTCAGGAACAGATGGAGTAGGAACAAAGCTGAAGGTAGCTTTGGATACTAAAAAATACGACTCTATTGGTGTAGACTGTTTCGCCATGTGTGCCAATGATATTCTTTGTCACGGTGCTAAGCCATTATTCTTTTTAGATTATTTAGCTTGTGGTAAACTGGATTCTGAAATTGCAGCTGAGATCGTTTTAGGAATGGTGAAGGCTTGTAAGGATAACAACTGTGCATTAATTGGTGGAGAAACTGCTGAAATGCCGGGAATGTACCAGCCAGGAGATTATGATGTTGCAGGGTTCTGTGTAGGAATCGTGGAAAAGGACCAAATTATTGATGGTTCTAACATTAAGCCAGGTAACAAAATTATTGCATTACCAAGCTCAGGATTCCATTCAAATGGATTCTCTTTAGTAAGAAAAGTATTCCCGAACTTTGAAGAGGAGTTTGAAGGAAAACCTTTATATGAAACCCTTTTAGTTCCAACAAGATTATATTTCAAGGATATTCACAAAGTATTGGAAGAAGTAAAAGTAGGTGGAATTGCTCATATTACAGGTGGTGGACTTTACGAAAACGTTCCAAGAATCATCCCTGAAGGACTTTGTGCTTCTATCGACGGTTCAAAAATCAGAATTCCAAGTGTAATGCTTGAACTGGAGAAAAGAGGTGGAGTAACTCGTGAGGAAATGTACGGAACATTCAATATGGGTGTTGGGATGATTATCGTTGTTGATGCAGACCACGCTGAGAAAGTTTTACACCTTCTTGATGATGCTTACGAAATTGGTGAGATCACAGAAAGTGCAGAGAAAATTAATTTATCACTATAA
- the purN gene encoding phosphoribosylglycinamide formyltransferase — MKNIVVLVSGSGTNLQRIIDTIEAGEIQNAKVNLVVADRECFGLERAKNHNIENILIPRGKSFSSELAKVIPQDTDLIVLAGFLSILKSEFCENWNGKIINIHPALLPKFGGKGMWGMNVHNAVIEAKEVESGATVHFVTPGIDEGEAILQKSFEVTADDTPETLAQKVHQIEYEIFPIAINKVLGNK; from the coding sequence ATGAAGAACATCGTTGTACTCGTATCCGGTTCAGGAACCAATCTGCAGAGAATCATTGATACCATTGAAGCTGGAGAAATTCAGAACGCAAAAGTAAATTTGGTTGTTGCTGACAGAGAGTGTTTCGGATTGGAAAGAGCAAAGAATCATAATATAGAAAACATACTCATCCCAAGAGGAAAGAGCTTCAGCAGCGAATTGGCTAAAGTAATCCCACAAGATACAGATCTGATCGTATTGGCAGGATTTTTATCCATTTTAAAATCTGAGTTCTGCGAAAACTGGAATGGTAAGATAATCAATATTCATCCTGCATTGCTTCCGAAGTTCGGAGGAAAAGGAATGTGGGGAATGAACGTTCATAATGCAGTAATTGAAGCTAAAGAAGTAGAGAGTGGGGCAACAGTGCATTTTGTAACGCCGGGCATTGATGAAGGAGAGGCTATTCTTCAAAAATCTTTTGAAGTAACAGCTGATGATACTCCTGAAACACTGGCTCAGAAAGTTCATCAAATTGAATATGAAATATTTCCAATAGCGATCAACAAGGTCCTGGGAAATAAATAA
- the purH gene encoding bifunctional phosphoribosylaminoimidazolecarboxamide formyltransferase/IMP cyclohydrolase has translation MSKKRVLISVSDKSGLIEFAQFLEAQNYELISTGGTFKHLKDAGLNPIQIDEVTNFPEMLDGRVKTLHPKVHGGLLAVRNNEEHMKTVQEHGIGLIDMVIVNLYPFFENVNKNISLHEKVEFIDIGGPSMLRSAAKNFDSVTVITDVEDYTTVKLEMEQNGDTYIETRKKLAGKVFNLTSAYDAAISRMLLDEEYPTYLNASYKKVADLRYGENPHQTAAYYVSTFENGAMKDFEQLGGKELSFNNLRDMDLCWKVVTEFKEEMACCAVKHSTPCGVAIGTSALETYQKTFECDPVSIFGGIVAMNYKIDAATAEELNKTFLEIVMAPDFDEEALEVLRKKKNLRIIKIVNPVSDKQTWVKVDGGILVQDNDTHFSDDIKVVTEVQPTEEQKKALLFSQRVVKYVKSNAIVVSNGIQAFGIGGGQVNRIWATQQAIERAKEKFTGDLVLASDAFFPFRDVVDFCAQEGIKAIIQPGGSVKDQDSVEAANEHGIPMMFTGVRHFFH, from the coding sequence ATGAGTAAAAAGAGAGTTTTAATCAGCGTATCTGACAAGAGCGGATTAATTGAGTTCGCACAGTTTTTAGAAGCTCAGAACTATGAGTTGATCTCCACAGGAGGAACGTTCAAACATTTGAAAGACGCTGGTTTAAATCCCATTCAGATTGATGAGGTAACCAATTTCCCTGAAATGTTGGACGGAAGAGTGAAAACTCTACACCCAAAAGTTCACGGTGGATTGCTAGCTGTTCGTAACAACGAAGAGCACATGAAAACGGTTCAGGAGCACGGAATTGGTCTGATTGACATGGTTATCGTAAACCTTTATCCTTTCTTTGAAAATGTAAATAAGAATATTTCATTACACGAGAAAGTAGAGTTTATCGATATCGGTGGTCCATCAATGCTTCGTTCTGCAGCAAAAAACTTTGATTCTGTAACGGTAATTACTGATGTAGAAGACTACACAACAGTAAAACTGGAAATGGAGCAAAACGGTGATACATACATCGAAACCCGTAAAAAGCTTGCAGGAAAAGTATTCAACCTTACATCTGCTTATGATGCAGCTATTTCAAGAATGCTTTTAGATGAGGAATATCCTACGTATTTAAATGCTTCTTACAAAAAAGTTGCTGACCTAAGATACGGCGAAAACCCTCACCAAACTGCTGCTTACTATGTTTCTACTTTCGAGAATGGAGCAATGAAGGACTTCGAACAGCTTGGTGGTAAAGAACTTTCTTTCAACAATCTTCGTGATATGGACCTTTGCTGGAAAGTGGTTACTGAATTCAAAGAAGAAATGGCTTGTTGTGCAGTAAAACACTCTACCCCTTGTGGTGTTGCAATCGGTACTTCAGCATTGGAAACTTACCAAAAAACATTCGAATGTGATCCGGTATCCATCTTTGGCGGAATTGTTGCTATGAACTATAAAATCGATGCAGCTACAGCTGAGGAATTAAACAAAACATTCCTTGAGATTGTAATGGCACCCGATTTCGATGAAGAAGCTCTTGAGGTTTTAAGAAAAAAGAAAAACCTGAGAATCATCAAAATTGTAAACCCAGTTTCAGACAAGCAGACTTGGGTGAAAGTGGACGGTGGTATCTTGGTTCAGGATAACGATACTCATTTCTCTGATGATATTAAGGTGGTAACTGAAGTTCAGCCTACAGAAGAGCAGAAAAAAGCATTGCTTTTCTCTCAAAGAGTTGTAAAATATGTGAAATCAAACGCTATTGTAGTTTCCAACGGAATTCAGGCTTTCGGAATCGGAGGTGGACAGGTGAACAGAATCTGGGCTACACAACAGGCTATTGAAAGAGCAAAAGAAAAATTCACAGGAGATTTAGTATTAGCTTCAGATGCGTTTTTCCCTTTCCGTGATGTGGTGGATTTCTGCGCTCAGGAAGGTATTAAGGCTATCATTCAGCCGGGTGGAAGTGTAAAAGATCAGGATAGTGTAGAAGCTGCAAATGAGCACGGTATCCCAATGATGTTTACAGGTGTTAGACACTTTTTCCATTAA
- the purD gene encoding phosphoribosylamine--glycine ligase has protein sequence MRILIIGEGGRESALAAKLQNDSRISKMFFANGNATTDVIGKNVHLSEIKELRDFAIKEKVDLTIVGPEAPLVAGLKDEFKKHDLKVFGPTQKVASLEGSKAFSKKFMQTYDIKTAKAVVFDSYNEAKEYVQTQQYPLVIKASGLAGGKGVVICDTLEEAEATIHDFMIRRIYGDAGIRLVIEEYLQGFEASIIAFSNGEKLFPCVAAKDYKKAGNGDTGPNTGGMGSVAPSPEFTQEHYADFEKNILEPTITGLKAEGFGFKGIIFFGLMVTKNGAYLLEYNMRFGDPETQVLMALMENNLLDVIQDCMEGKDIELKFKDEKAVCLVMCSGGYPRNIETGFAITGEDKVHHSKLLYAGAIRKGDKVVSNGGRVLNIVATGATFEDARKKVYEDAGHVHFDYGFYREDIGKF, from the coding sequence ATGAGAATATTAATCATAGGTGAAGGCGGTAGAGAATCTGCTTTAGCGGCAAAGCTTCAGAATGACTCAAGAATTTCTAAAATGTTTTTTGCTAACGGGAATGCTACTACCGATGTAATAGGGAAAAATGTTCATTTATCAGAAATCAAAGAACTTAGAGATTTCGCTATTAAAGAAAAGGTTGATCTTACGATTGTAGGTCCAGAAGCTCCACTAGTTGCGGGGTTAAAGGATGAGTTCAAAAAACACGATCTTAAGGTTTTCGGACCCACTCAGAAAGTGGCAAGCCTTGAAGGAAGTAAGGCTTTCTCTAAGAAATTTATGCAGACCTATGATATCAAAACAGCAAAAGCTGTAGTATTTGATTCATATAATGAGGCTAAAGAATATGTGCAGACACAGCAGTATCCTTTAGTAATCAAGGCAAGTGGTTTAGCAGGTGGAAAAGGTGTTGTTATTTGTGACACTCTTGAAGAAGCTGAAGCTACCATCCATGATTTCATGATCAGAAGAATCTATGGAGATGCTGGTATCCGTTTAGTTATCGAAGAATATTTACAAGGTTTTGAGGCATCTATCATCGCTTTTTCAAATGGTGAAAAGCTGTTCCCTTGTGTAGCTGCAAAAGATTATAAAAAAGCTGGAAACGGAGATACAGGACCAAACACAGGAGGTATGGGATCTGTAGCACCAAGTCCGGAATTTACTCAGGAGCACTATGCAGATTTCGAGAAAAATATCTTAGAACCAACCATTACAGGTCTTAAGGCTGAAGGCTTCGGATTCAAAGGAATCATCTTCTTCGGATTGATGGTAACTAAAAATGGGGCTTACCTTCTTGAGTACAACATGAGATTCGGAGATCCTGAAACTCAGGTATTGATGGCTCTTATGGAAAATAATCTTCTGGATGTGATCCAAGACTGTATGGAAGGAAAAGACATCGAGCTTAAGTTCAAGGACGAAAAGGCAGTTTGTCTTGTAATGTGTTCAGGAGGATATCCTAGAAACATTGAAACAGGCTTTGCAATTACAGGTGAAGATAAAGTACATCATAGTAAACTATTATATGCAGGAGCTATCAGAAAAGGAGACAAAGTGGTTTCCAATGGTGGTAGAGTATTGAACATTGTGGCTACAGGAGCTACTTTCGAAGATGCCCGCAAGAAAGTTTACGAAGACGCAGGTCATGTACATTTCGATTACGGCTTCTACAGAGAAGACATCGGAAAGTTTTAA
- the guaA gene encoding glutamine-hydrolyzing GMP synthase: MNNGIIILDFGSQYNQLIGRRIREMGVYSEILPYNTPLQDILARQPKGIILSGGPSSVNAENAHLVEKELYEQGVPVLGICYGMQMTAHLLGGKVNKGEKGEYGKANLEIVKESSLLKGVTQNSVVWMSHFDEVGELPAGFELNAKSGVIASISNEDKKIFCVQFHPEVSHTEEGGKMLENFVFGICNADKNWKLTNYIEKTVEEIREKVGDNKVILGLSGGVDSSVAAVLIHKAIGDQLTCIFVDTGLLRKDEGKKVMDQYGEHFHMNIKMVDAQERFLSKLAGVDDPETKRKIIGNEFIHVFDEESHKIEGAKFLAQGTIYPDVIESQSVNGPSAVIKSHHNVGGLPEDMDFELLEPLRELFKDEVRRVGEELGIPHHMVYRHPFPGPGLGIRILGAVDAEKVRILQEADDIFIQELYKNDLYEKVSQAFVVLLPVKSVGVMGDERTYEYTAVVRSANTIDFMTATWSRLPYEFLDTVSSRIINEVRGINRVAYDISSKPPATIEWE; this comes from the coding sequence ATGAACAACGGTATTATTATTTTAGATTTCGGATCCCAGTACAACCAACTTATCGGAAGAAGAATCCGTGAGATGGGTGTATACTCTGAAATCCTACCTTACAATACACCTTTACAAGATATTTTAGCAAGACAGCCAAAAGGAATTATCCTTTCCGGTGGACCAAGTTCTGTGAATGCAGAAAATGCTCACCTGGTTGAAAAAGAATTATACGAGCAGGGAGTTCCTGTTTTAGGAATTTGCTACGGAATGCAGATGACAGCTCACCTTTTAGGAGGTAAAGTAAACAAGGGAGAAAAAGGAGAATACGGTAAAGCAAACCTGGAGATCGTTAAAGAAAGCTCTTTACTGAAAGGAGTTACCCAAAACTCTGTAGTTTGGATGAGCCACTTTGATGAAGTAGGAGAATTACCTGCAGGTTTTGAATTAAACGCAAAATCAGGAGTAATTGCTTCCATTTCCAACGAAGATAAAAAAATATTCTGTGTTCAGTTCCACCCGGAAGTTTCTCATACAGAAGAAGGAGGGAAAATGCTTGAAAATTTCGTTTTCGGAATCTGTAATGCAGATAAAAACTGGAAACTGACTAATTATATTGAAAAAACAGTTGAAGAAATCCGTGAAAAAGTAGGAGACAACAAAGTAATCCTTGGTCTTTCCGGAGGTGTTGACTCTTCTGTAGCTGCGGTTTTGATTCACAAGGCTATTGGTGATCAGTTGACCTGTATCTTTGTAGATACAGGATTATTGAGAAAGGATGAAGGGAAAAAAGTAATGGATCAATATGGAGAGCATTTCCATATGAACATTAAAATGGTGGATGCTCAAGAAAGATTCCTTTCAAAATTAGCCGGAGTAGATGATCCTGAAACAAAAAGAAAAATTATCGGAAACGAGTTTATCCATGTTTTTGATGAAGAATCCCACAAAATTGAGGGAGCTAAATTCTTGGCACAAGGAACAATTTATCCTGACGTTATCGAAAGCCAGTCTGTAAACGGACCATCTGCAGTGATCAAGTCTCACCACAATGTTGGAGGACTTCCTGAAGATATGGACTTCGAATTATTAGAGCCATTAAGAGAGCTTTTCAAGGATGAAGTAAGAAGAGTAGGAGAAGAACTTGGTATTCCTCATCATATGGTATACAGACACCCTTTCCCGGGTCCTGGACTTGGAATCAGAATATTAGGAGCTGTAGATGCTGAAAAAGTAAGAATCCTTCAGGAAGCTGATGATATCTTCATTCAAGAATTATACAAAAATGACCTTTACGAAAAAGTGTCTCAGGCTTTTGTAGTACTTCTTCCTGTAAAATCTGTAGGAGTAATGGGTGACGAAAGAACTTACGAATACACAGCTGTAGTTCGTTCTGCCAACACCATCGACTTCATGACGGCAACGTGGAGCAGACTTCCTTACGAGTTCTTGGATACTGTTTCAAGCAGAATCATCAACGAGGTAAGAGGAATCAACAGAGTAGCTTACGATATTTCAAGCAAACCACCTGCAACTATTGAGTGGGAATAA
- a CDS encoding carbon-nitrogen hydrolase family protein, whose amino-acid sequence MQIDTRNLTLQDYNELAETMKRAYPQMSESIWSKKSIEKLTKMFPNGQICITVDGKLAAVALSIIVNYDEFGDDHTYSDITGNYTFNTHLSTGNVLYGIEVFVDPEFRELRLGRRLYDARKELCELLNLKSIILGGRIPNYHKYSHELSPREYIRRVRDKEIYDPVLSFQLSNNFLPIRVLKKYLPEDEASHENAVLLQWNNIYYSKSPNTMQDSIIRLGLVQWQMRHFKDIEAFYEQVEFFVNVMGDYKSDFVLFPELFNTPLLAPFNKLSERDSMIELAKLTEDIKKKISELAISYNVNIISGSMPVFDNDSNDLYNVSYLLHRDGRIDEYRKIHITPNEKRYYGMKGGNEIKVFDTDCGKIGLVICYDVEFPELPRILADQGMKILFVPYLTDTQNAYMRVRHCAAARAIENECYVAIAGCVGNLPKVNNMDIQFGQAAVFTPSDFAFPSNAVKGEATPNTEMTLIVDVDLNLLKDLHHNGSVQVMKDRRKDLYETYLK is encoded by the coding sequence ATGCAAATAGATACAAGAAACCTGACGCTTCAGGATTATAATGAATTGGCGGAAACAATGAAAAGGGCTTATCCACAGATGTCGGAATCCATTTGGTCCAAAAAAAGTATTGAAAAACTGACAAAAATGTTTCCCAATGGGCAAATCTGCATTACCGTAGACGGAAAACTTGCTGCCGTGGCACTTTCCATTATTGTAAATTATGATGAGTTTGGAGACGATCATACGTATAGTGACATAACAGGGAACTATACTTTTAATACCCATTTATCCACCGGAAATGTTTTATACGGAATAGAAGTCTTTGTAGATCCGGAATTCCGTGAACTCCGACTAGGAAGAAGATTGTATGATGCCCGAAAAGAACTTTGTGAATTATTAAACTTAAAATCAATTATTCTTGGCGGTAGGATCCCGAATTATCACAAATACAGCCACGAACTTTCTCCAAGAGAATATATACGAAGAGTAAGAGATAAGGAGATTTATGATCCTGTTTTATCTTTTCAGCTTTCCAATAATTTTCTTCCGATCAGAGTTTTGAAAAAGTATCTTCCCGAAGATGAAGCTTCACATGAAAATGCTGTTCTTCTGCAGTGGAATAATATTTACTACAGCAAGAGTCCCAATACCATGCAGGATAGTATCATTCGACTGGGTTTGGTACAGTGGCAGATGAGACATTTTAAAGATATAGAAGCATTTTATGAGCAGGTGGAATTCTTTGTGAATGTAATGGGAGACTATAAATCAGATTTTGTGCTTTTCCCAGAGCTGTTCAATACACCTTTGCTGGCTCCTTTCAATAAACTTTCAGAGAGAGATAGTATGATAGAATTAGCCAAGCTTACTGAAGACATCAAAAAGAAAATTTCTGAATTGGCCATCAGCTATAACGTGAATATTATCTCCGGAAGCATGCCTGTTTTTGATAATGATAGTAATGATTTGTATAATGTCAGCTATCTTCTGCATCGCGACGGACGTATTGACGAATACCGAAAGATTCACATTACGCCGAACGAAAAGAGATACTACGGAATGAAAGGTGGTAATGAAATAAAGGTTTTTGATACAGATTGCGGTAAGATAGGCCTTGTTATATGCTACGATGTAGAATTCCCTGAATTACCAAGGATTCTGGCAGATCAAGGCATGAAGATCCTATTTGTTCCTTACCTTACAGATACTCAAAATGCTTACATGAGAGTGCGCCATTGTGCCGCAGCAAGGGCAATAGAAAATGAATGCTATGTAGCAATCGCAGGCTGCGTAGGTAACCTTCCGAAGGTAAATAATATGGATATTCAGTTTGGACAGGCTGCAGTGTTTACACCGTCAGATTTTGCCTTTCCATCCAATGCTGTTAAAGGGGAAGCGACTCCCAATACTGAGATGACATTAATTGTAGATGTAGATTTAAATTTATTAAAGGATCTCCATCACAATGGTTCCGTTCAGGTGATGAAAGACAGAAGAAAAGACCTTTATGAAACCTATCTTAAATAA